GGGCTTGTAAATCCTGGAGAACTTGCAGGGGGTATATGGGAGGCACTTGTAACGACTGTTGCAGGGCTTACTGTTGCTATACCTGCTTATCTGGCGTATAACTATTTTGTAAGCAGGGTAAACAATATAATCCTTCAGATGGAAAAAAGTGCTACACGGCTGATAGATATTCTCTTCTTTTTGAAGTCAGAAGAGGAGGAAGCATAATATGAAATTTCCGAGGCACTATTCAATCATAAAAGGAGAACTTAACATAGCACCACTGATAGATGTTGTATTTCTTCAACTCATATATTTTATGTTGACATCAAGTTTTATTATGCAACCCGGGATAAAAATCAATCTACCTCAAGCAACAACTTCTGAAACAGTAACTGAAAAAGAAATTATCATAAGTATAACAAAAGAAGGTGGTATCTTTTACAGAGAAACTCCTTTAAGTATAGAACAGTTAGAAAATGTCCTGAAAAATACCTTAGCGGTCAATAAAGATAGGATTCTTATCATAAAAGGAGATAGAAAAGCAGAACACGGAATTGTTGTAAAGGTTATGGATATAGCAAGAAGAACAGGAATTAATAAAATCGTTATAGGAACTCTACC
The window above is part of the bacterium genome. Proteins encoded here:
- a CDS encoding biopolymer transporter ExbD — translated: MKFPRHYSIIKGELNIAPLIDVVFLQLIYFMLTSSFIMQPGIKINLPQATTSETVTEKEIIISITKEGGIFYRETPLSIEQLENVLKNTLAVNKDRILIIKGDRKAEHGIVVKVMDIARRTGINKIVIGTLPEI